In Carassius auratus strain Wakin chromosome 12, ASM336829v1, whole genome shotgun sequence, the sequence TAAGAAGAAGCTGACAATATATACTTGTTTTATTAGTGACACTTAGTCtggatttgaaatatttatttgaatgtggcaaaaaaaaaactttatttgaatatggcaacATAATATCGCACTTTACAgtatttctatgaataaatccTTGAGagagactatcagccaatcactgtgtgcatagttaaTAAGCTTGATGATATCTCCATAGCAATTAGCTCAGCCCCGCCCCCTTTCTCTGAGCTTTACGCTTCTCTCTATTCCTTAGTAAGagtttgtctcagcagctttgtgaataggttttaagagGAAACTCTTTAACTGCTATCTTAGATGTCAAATGTTTTGTTAATCCAGACCCTGAACTGTCTCTGATATAGTTCAGATTTCAGAAGGGAAGATCTCAACCCTTGTCTCTCACCGAAGCCGATGAGTCCCAGTGTTTCTCCGCGGATGCGTGCGGCTCCTGAAGCCACTTCCCGGATCTGCTCCACGCTCTGAACACGTGTGCCCTCCCGCAGAGCCTGGTACAGCCACGTGTTCCTGCGGTACAGATTCAACACGTGACACAGCGTCGAGTCGGCCGTCTCCTCCACCGCCGCCGACGGGATGTTACACACCGCGatccctgaacacacacacatacacacagctgcTCAGAAACACTGACAAAACATCATAGAACAAAGaaagaagctgtggtttacagtgaatttctaACAGCTAAGGGGCGTTGTTAAGCAGAGTGACTAAAACCACaatagctgttataaattcactgtaaaccacggcttcacgaGGCTTACTGCTGTTATAAAACTGTTATTCCATATActtagtaaggtttcacagaataaaacagagcaaataaagtgtaatgatattaataaaaacagtattcttccaccaaacaatgtagctcctcagaaacagttgtgattgtaacaaagtggttgccgagcaacacacaaacgtaaacaaagATGAATGTTACTTTGTAGAGttatttacaacagctttgaactcagctcagccaatcagaatcaaggagcggaACAATACGTTTTATAAATATCAGTCGCCACTTTGTATCTCTAATAATATAATGAGATTGCAACAATccaaaaatataatgcaatgcaatccaatgatgattgagagataaATTGTTCTCTATGTGAATCTTCGTTAaacagctgtatttccagcatcattcctccagtcttcagtgtcacatgatcttcagaaatcagaataatatgatgatttactgctcaagaaacatttctgattattatcaatgttgaaaactgttgtgctgcacaatatttttgtggaaatcgtgaTTGATTTTAAGGATTCACAGATAAagagaaagttcagaagaacagcatttatttgaaatagaaatctactgtatgtcagggttctgtcacttcagtctagtggtattcatggttttgtgacagagccctgatactctcctcatgtcattgttttcatgtggcttgcgattggtttgctggccatgtgcttgtttttgttttttgtgagcacatggcttttgtctttgttcctatgtgccatgtgctctcgtcgattgtcttgaccccacccatcttgttacctgattattgatgtaattttccccacatgtgttccctcgttaccctcctcattagctccctatttattgtccTTGTGTTTGCAGACTGGTTGCTAGTTCGTCGTCTAATATTTGTCTGTGCACATcgtgtcttgtcttgtcttgccttgccttgccagtcaagttttgtctgttttcccctacggggtagtttttgtttgtttattttattattattactattaaagagcccttctctctgcatcattgagtcctcgcctcatccctctacccaaacCCTGACACTGTAACATTGTGAATGCCTtatgacacttttgatcaatttaatgcatccttgatcaataaaaagtaaagctgtaataaaatgtataaaataaaggaaagtattagataaaaaaaataaaccaagacACGAGAAGCTCCAGCTGAAGCTGAATTACACTAAAATAGCTTTTACTGGATAAAAAACTATCAGTCAGAAACAGAAGGTATGGATGAGATCAAAGTTTGATCTTTAGACCgtagtatcaaatatgatacaatatGCATAACtgtgtttgtttgatttgattGTGTAGTTGATAGTCAGTGTTGATGTTGATTACCCAGCTCTCCGGCTGCTTTAATGTCGATGTTGTCGTATCCGCTGCCCATGCGGATGATGATCCTGAGCGCTTTAAACTTCTCCAGATCTTCTCGTGTCAGTGTGATGCTGTGATACATCAGAGCTCCGATCGCCTCGTTTAacacctgagacacacacacacacacacacacagtaaactaTGTAATTGAGACTTGtaatatcattgctcttttgttggaattgtttgcttctattgtcctcatttgtaaatctgttaaattacaaaatgtaaaggtaaatgtactgtataaactagacatattataaaattaatgaatacacaACGACAAATTACAACTGAaataagaatgtgtgtgtgtgtgtatgtgtgtgtacagtatgtgtgtgtgtgcgtatatgtgtgtgtgtgtgcgtatgtgtgtgtacagtatgtgtgtgtgtgcgtatatatgtgtgtgtgtgtgtgtgcgtatgtgtgtgtatagtgtgtgtgtgtgtgtgtgctcatgtgtgagtgtgtgagtgtgtgtgtgtgttcaccttcTCGTGGATCTCCTGAGTGGTCTGGGCGTCACAGAAGGCTACGGTGGCCAGATCTTTGAGGATGGGCATCTCCACAGTACAGTCCCGACCGTCCAGCAGAGCCACCAGAGGACGAGGATGCATCGGGCCGTTCACACTCATCTGAGGCCTgatacctgcacacacacacacacacacacacacacacacacacacacatagagtacTTAAGGAGATTTCAGAGGATCTGATTTCAACCCACTGACATCATACAGGAAGTTAAGATTAAGACGAGGGAGAAAGAGCCAATCAGAGTCTGAATCCATAATAGCACAACACTCATGTAGTAAACAGAGACAGTACGAGCATCAGTTAGAGAACACAGCGTTCATCTGTCTGTTTGGAAAACTGTTACTGTTATTACAGCAATTTTCCAGTACATTGTGAATCACAATatgaaaaaatcattaaaaactgtgTGTTCTTGAATGAACAGTTAAGCTGTTTTTGCCCTCATATCAAATATTTtcccattaaaataaatttgtatgaCATTATATGAATTCTCTTGACCAAAATCATAACTGACTTTAAAACCCATCAATAAttcttatttgtatatatttgttgtgTTCACCTGACACAGAAATTACTGCCACTGGAACGTGTTTGCAGTTTgtcataatcaaataaaaatgataaataataactgaattatCAACATGATTCACTCAGTAACAACTAACACACACAATACTGATCGTCATTTTCTACTGATTCAGCATTTCAAACTAAGCCCAATGTTCTGATTATAAAGCGAGTTTGTGCATCTTTATTTACAATCAATGATTTGAAGTTATATATCTATAATGCATGACCTGAATACTTTTGGGGTGTCACTGTATAAGAGACAAGAATAACAGAGGAAGAGAGGATTAAAAActcatgattaaaaaataaaaatgaaaaaatagaaaaagagggTGACATACAGGCGTGTGGATATTCAATATCCAGGAGCCGTTCAATTTACACCGCATCAATTATTCATCCAGAGACACAGACTTCATATCCAGACCCAACACTGACTGCATCACAAACATCATCAGTGAACAGGTTTATTCAGAAGCAGCAGATGAATGTCTATGACTGGAAAAACTCAAACTCGGCCTGATCTGACCTGGAAAGATACACTCACATCTCACTGAggaaccttgtgtgtgtgtgttacttaaGATtacataaccacacacacacgcacacgcacacacacacacacacgtctctaaTCGCTTCCATACTTGTCTTCACTACCCATAATGCACCGCAGTCACAGGTGTTCTGGACATAAGCAGGTTCAGATGATCCTCCAATGGGTcacgtgtctctctctctctctcacacacacacacacacgtgtcactGACCTGCAGCGAGCTCCATCCTGCGGTCAGACTGATCGGTGTGTGTTCACCGATGTACACTCGGTTTAAAAGCACCTTTAATAAACTGCTTATGAAACCAACCAATCGAGAGAGAGTTAAAGACTACCAGCAGCCAGAGCTGAGCaccaccctcacacacacacgcacacacacacacacacacacacacacacacactcctcatttACACACATCATCTGTGTGATTACACTGTAATGAAAATGGATCAGTAATGACACATacatagaaaaaagaaagaaagaaaagacaagCCAAGTTAGAAAAAGAAAGATGGCAGGAGAGGAATGAAGGACAAATCTATGATGACTGATCAAACTCACTGAATTGTCATATAATGCTGGAAATGGAATCTGTGTCTTTAAGTTGATTTGTGAGCTTTTCGTTAGCATTGAAACAGCAAACATTACTCTgaatatttcaatgttgaaagtcaGTCTCCTGAACACCAACAACCTTCAGCCTGACAAACTCCTCATGTGCATTAAACACTCAGAAGAACTCAAAGATCCTTCACGGATCACCGGAGGACTGGAGAACCAGCCTGGACACTGAACATCATTTCACTTGAGAGAGTTTTCTAGAGACTCTCAGTGTGTGTCTCATTCGAGAGGACTGTGTCTCTGTGTATCCTATTAACACTAATGAGATTTTAGGCTCTAAGACTCTGAATAAGCATGCAGTGCTCAGCTcaaactctgaaacacacacacacacacacacacacacacacacactacagttcTTGTAGattaaatgtaatgcataatCATAGACCCTAAATGGTTGAATGTCAGCAAGAAAAGGCCAGGGTTAAATTGCTTGTAAAGAACGTAGTCTTACTCTGAACTTAATGATTCAATTCTTGTAGTTCAGCTGGGATCACACACGCTGAATCGCACTAGATAGGGTGTATATATAGTCTCCTAATCTGAAAGCAGAGCACTTAGCTGAATCTGCTAATCCAAATATCCAAATAATTTAAAGTCTGCTGTTAGCTGAAGTTTCAAATGCATGCTTCAGGAAGTATCTAATTAAGAATTACTAAAAACAGTTGGCATATTTTGCATTTACGGTCTACACAATCCATATTAATCCTGGgtaatgattaatcgtgattaatcgcatccaaaataaatgtttttgtgtacatgttatatgtgtgtgtttttatgaatatataaatgcacacacattatatttaagataaattctataaatatatacatgctactccatgtaaatattttttttaaatatactgtatctgtgtgtcttatatatatatatatatatatatatatatatatatatatatatatatatatatatatatatatatatatatatatatatatatatatatatatatatatatatatatatagtttttggatttttggatgcgattaatcatttccCAGCACTAATCCATCTTACTAATGTAATAAAGTCTCaaatgatatttaatataaaatgcagAGCAGTAAAAAGTACAACATTATGTTTTGGAATGTTGTGAAGtagaagaaaaactgaaaactaCAGACAGTTTGAAGGAAGTCTAAAAATACCTTACTATTGTCTGCCTCTGCTAAAAACGAGGAATATGTAGAGTACATCTGAAGCGGAAACAAAGAATAAACAAGGCCTAAACATCAACAAGCACaaactacactctaaaaaaattaCAGTGAGTTTAATggtaaaactacagtaaaaacctgttaaatggttaacggtaaGTTCCCCTATTATATACGGTTAAAAACATTACATGTACCGTTTTCTGAAGTGACAAAGAaagtataatttacagtgaattcTGTAGttacgtttttttgttttgtttaaataactatgtttcttcttatttGCATGTTACGTTACagctaatgttgttaaattgatGTTTAATACCATAGTCACcgtgatggtgtttagtgtttgtgtgaaggaCACTGTGCTCCTTCTATCTCcgtatttaaaagctgcttgtgatgagctttggttCATCTTGTGGCTTTCTTATCACCACCTGATTCTGGTGATCATCAGTGTATTACAAATTTCCGTACTTCAGTAGGTTAGCAtggttcatttaaatgtaaatttaagttgctactgtattttttacagttAGATTCAGGCATCCACAGCTGccgcttttttttttactatgcatGTTAAGGTAAAACTAGAGAGATAATGAAGACAGAAACAAGGTTGTTACTTGTGTCCGGTGAAGCCATGGTGGATACAATGACCGGCGGTCCGGTTCTCCGGGTTTGTTTGTTGTTAGGGTTCTGGGACTGAAGCTGTAGAGATGAAGATGCTGGAAGGATGGAGCTCTCCACAGGCGCTGCTCCCTTGTGCATTAACTGAGGGCTGTgatgaggagagagaggaggaaggTGCGGAGGGCGCTTCATCAGCTCCATAGGGCTGTATGTAGTGGAGAAGGTCTTGGGTGGCACTCCTGGAGTAGTCGTGGGTTGCTGTTGAGCGGACATGGCTAGGCCGGTGTGGGCGTTGAACAAAGGTCGTGTTTGAGAGTCGTAGCCCCCCGGACTGACCGGAAGACCTCCAGTCGAGCGAGCCCCGGGGTATGAGGTGGTTTCAAGGAGATGCTGAGATGGAGCGCTGTTCGGCCGCCGACCGAGAAACTCTCCCATTCTCGGAGAGACGGACTGCAGGGCGCTGGGAGGCTGTTGATTCAGGTTTCCGTCCACCGTCTGAGACTGCATGTAGAGATCATTGCGATGGCTGAAGCTGTTAGAACGACCTCGCAAACCCGCACCGGCTGCCCCCGTCTTGCAATTGAGAACCACTCGAGAAAGCACTCGTGCTTGGCCCAAATTGGGAGCGACGGAGCGGACGTCGTTGTCTTCCATCATAGCAAGCATGGAGGTAGAATCAAACCCTTGCTGTAGGAGAAGAGTTATAGTGCTTTCCGACAGACCCTCGGAGCGCAGGAGAGACAGGAAACTGGGATCCACGGTTCTCTTGGGGTCGTGGTGAGCGGCGCCTGGATCGTAAGCAGGGTCGTAAGGCATCCTTTGGGTTGGTACAGAGCCGTACGCAGGGTTCCCTCGAGGAAGAGTCCCATCCATGACTGAAGCTGTCGGCTCCACTACTATACAGGTGGATCCGGAGTCCAGAGGAAGGCCGTTGGCGTCGCTGTACACGGAGAGTTCTGCAGGAAATCTGGATTCAACGCTGATGCAAGCCGGCGAAGCGGCTCTACTGTGAACACGCTGGCTGTCTGGGATCATCCTGATGGATAGAGAATCCCTGTACAAGCGGCTGATCTCATGAGccgagggaggaggaggaggaggaggaccagGTGTAGTCGCTCTATTATCCCAAGCGTTCCTGACTCCTCCCGACAGGCCATAATGCGAGCCTGATCTGCTCAGCATGTGCTGGCTTCCTTTATAAAAGCCCTGTAGATCTTCAGGTGGCTGGGAGATATCAAAAGAGAAGTAATCTGAAGAAGGAGCGGTGCCACGAACAGCCATGAAGCTCCTGCAGAAACTGCTGTTTGTTTCAGAGGAAGCAGCCCATTAGCGACAGAAATCGAGTGCAAATGCTCGTGCACTACAGAACGAGAGCCTCATGTTTAGTGAATGCATGCACGGGAGAGGAAAGAAGAGAGGACGGTTGTGAAGCAGGTGTTTGATTTCACTCCTCATGTTTCGCTGTGAAGGTGTAACGGAGGGAGGTCGCATCTCACCTGATCTCTAGcccacgcttttttttttttgcattagtggCAGGTAAACCTTAAATTATTCAGCATTGGAAACATAAGCAAGTCAGACAGAAGAGGAATAGGACAACACAACCGCTCCACAAACGTTTAACAGCAGGGAAACACACTTTACATCTGTCCACCAGCAGAATTCTGGATGCTTTCAGCCTTCGGGTTTTGATTTGGGAGGGAAAgatgtaaaaaaactaaataaaacagggAAACTAGGAGGACAATGTGTTGGGAAAGAGCTCATTCTAATCCAAAGGGGTTTATCCTTCCCTACAGCACCGAGAGATTAGTCCAAATTTACCCAACGTAATACCACTGAGGTTTAGATGCTATACACATGTCAGTTCAGGgttaatttatttcagcacaGGTGGCTTCACTTTGCATTTTTATTcttccacattttaaaaaaaaactgatttctaTGCATTGGTATCCCAAAACCAAAGGAAGTTAACCTTTGACTTTGACTCAGTTTGACTCAGACTTTTTGCAAAGCACAACACAATTctctatgaacacacacacatctaacaGAATTAATATTATGGCAAAGATGTTTGCAAATtcttgcttttgagatgtgtttgtgattttttgAACGCAGTGATTTGTTTTGCAAGAGATGAGAGGTATTTCGCATTTTGTGTGTAAATCttgtatttgtgtgtaaagttttaaaaaacaaGGCAAAGTTTagaaaatgtgtgtaagcagcTGAATAAAACTAATGCAACATCATCTTGAGTGTAATGACACACAGTGACCAGCAGAGGACAGTCAGACTCACATGACGAGATCTGAGCCTCCACTcagagaggacacacacacacacacacacacacacacacacacactctctctctctctctctctcacacacacacacacacacacacacacacacacacactctctctctctctctctctctcacacacacacacacacacacacacacactctctctctctctctctctctcacacacacacacacacacacacactctctctctctctctctctctcacacacacacacacacacacactctctctctctctctctcacacacacacacacacacacacacacactctctctctctctctcacacacacacacacactctctctctctctctctctctctctctcacacacacacacacacacacacaaactcgctttctcacacacacacacacacacacacactctctctctctctcacacacacacacactctctctctctctctctatctctcacacacacacacactctctctctctctctctctctctctctctcacacacacacacacacacacacaaactcgctttctcacacacacacacacacacacacacacacacacacacacacacacacacacacacacacacactctctctctctctctctcaaaacagCACTTTTCAATCCTTTGTAAGGCACCCTGATCCCAAAATGTAAAAGCCCCAATTAATACTGAgaacaaataaatttagaaatatgTAAAATAC encodes:
- the LOC113111443 gene encoding uncharacterized protein LOC113111443, producing MAVRGTAPSSDYFSFDISQPPEDLQGFYKGSQHMLSRSGSHYGLSGGVRNAWDNRATTPGPPPPPPPSAHEISRLYRDSLSIRMIPDSQRVHSRAASPACISVESRFPAELSVYSDANGLPLDSGSTCIVVEPTASVMDGTLPRGNPAYGSVPTQRMPYDPAYDPGAAHHDPKRTVDPSFLSLLRSEGLSESTITLLLQQGFDSTSMLAMMEDNDVRSVAPNLGQARVLSRVVLNCKTGAAGAGLRGRSNSFSHRNDLYMQSQTVDGNLNQQPPSALQSVSPRMGEFLGRRPNSAPSQHLLETTSYPGARSTGGLPVSPGGYDSQTRPLFNAHTGLAMSAQQQPTTTPGVPPKTFSTTYSPMELMKRPPHLPPLSPHHSPQLMHKGAAPVESSILPASSSLQLQSQNPNNKQTRRTGPPVIVSTMASPDTSIRPQMSVNGPMHPRPLVALLDGRDCTVEMPILKDLATVAFCDAQTTQEIHEKVLNEAIGALMYHSITLTREDLEKFKALRIIIRMGSGYDNIDIKAAGELGIAVCNIPSAAVEETADSTLCHVLNLYRRNTWLYQALREGTRVQSVEQIREVASGAARIRGETLGLIGFGRSGQAVAVRAKVFGFNVIFYDPYLQDGLERSLGVQRVYTLQDLLYQSDCVSLHCNLNEHNHHLINDFTIKQMRQGAFLVNTARGGLVDEKALAQALKEGRIRGAALDVHETEPFSFAQGPLKDAPNLICTPHTAWYSEQASLEMREAAATEIRRAITGRIPDSLRNCVNKEFFVSSGSWGLMEQQVHPALNGATYSQVNQSLQAITTGSAPQDKINA